Within the Glycine soja cultivar W05 chromosome 3, ASM419377v2, whole genome shotgun sequence genome, the region tgattttacttatgggcttggatttaaaacagatttgtaagctttggggctgagaaactatataacagcaccaaggttatAGTTTAGCTCtcgctctcttctctctctctctctctcttctatttttcatttttagtttgagTCTCTCTTCtcgttctcttttattttcattttttacaattccagttcagacttttagttttatcaataaaattttgttctctatttgattaatcgaaggctaagtccgcagcgttgtttcctcttgaggatcaagcacagttctctttgaggttctattattactgttaaattttgttcagtttttcctcttcactaattactctgaatttgttgctattaattcatgcatgcttagtgcttgattaattgtctctgcgcttaactTACGTTCATGctaaatgatcgtttatgagtaattggtgtatgtgatgcttaatcacataatgaatgccttatgttgaatttcgcttagtaatttaatttagggttggattaagtggttgattgaataaggataaattctcgcaacctaggataagagacttgcttgtgaatcaaggcgaagcaacgtattttaattatgatattttctaattaaattatactcgctgtttaatttacaaaagcaaacaaccccccccccccaatttgttactatttcctactatctgttatgaacatttggtttatcattgctcgttgggaaacgacctaggatcacttcctagttactacattttaatatttatttgattcgggtacggcctcgatcacctgtgatgatcatgaacattgtttgtgggagcagaatgacagcagcagggtgcaggaagtgagattctggtgaggagccgccgagccgacgtgatgacattggcattattttgggagatagttgtgttttgtaatcaactcctccgcagttggttttaagttttattttgttgagttaaatatgtaaaacttgtattttaattatatttatgaacaaatttaattttcgtttATGTGTATGACGTGTACCGAGTTACTAtttctatataattatgtatattcaCTTAGGTAATGgcatgttgttggatgaatgtatgttgtgacaaaattacttctattttcataaacaaaattaaggtagttctttttataaaaatcaaaattatcgcatattagagtgttgatatcgtagcgacgaggcgggtcgttacatttagtggtatcagagcaggtcgaacctttcggccagtgaGTTGTGAGTCTGCTATGATTTTCTGTGCATTCTCTAGTTGTTTTGTTGAATGCTTGATGTTGGTTGTTTTTTGATGTTTGATGTTCGTTGTTTGCTATTAGCATTTACTTACTAATTGTGTTCCTACGAGCTATAGAGATTTGATTGTTGTAGCCATATTGGATTTGTTTTTCGGATGTTTGCTATACCATGAATTTCAATGTCGTGTCATGGGTTATCAGACTGGCCACCTGTATAATTTATGAAGGGCAATGGGATGATATGGCAAGCGATCAGAAAATACAAATGATGGAGATTGAGTGTTAATGTCTCGAGGCATCAACTCTCAAAAGTAACCAAGTAGGAACTTGTGATGGTTGTGATTTTGTGTGGTTCTTTGTTTGTGTGTATTCCTTCCATGTCTAACTCCCTGGCGTGTATAGGGAGTGATGGCTGGACGGAATGATTGTGCAATAGCGGATGCCCTTCAAGCCTTAGCTCATGCTATAGGGAAtccaaataggggagaagctagTGGAGCTGTTGAGTACCAAGGGTTGGACCGCTTCCAACGAaacaaccctccttcttttaaTGGTGCTCTGAACTGGATAAgggaaattgagaaaattttccGAGTTATGGCATGTCCGAAGGGGCAAAAGGTTGCTTTTGGTGCATATAGTCTAGTGGAAGAGGCTGAGTATTGGTGGGAGAATACTCGCCAATGCCTAGAGGCTGAAGGTCAAGATGTGACCTGGGATGTCTTCAAGAGGGTATTTTTGGAGAAATACTTTCCCGAGGATGTTAGGAACAAGAAGGAGATGGAGTTCTTGGAGCTTAAGCAGGGAAGCATGACCGTTGCTGAATATGTAGCCAAGTTTGAGGAGCTGGTAAGGTACTTTCCCCATTATCAAGGGAGAAATGGTGAAAGTTCCAAGTGTGTAAAGTTTCTGAATGGCTTATGACCTGAAGTGAAGCAAGCTGTGAATTACCAAGGTGTTCGTCAGTTCCTACTTTTGGTTAACATGTGTCAAATTTGGGATGAAGACTCCCGAGATATGGTGACCTATTATAGGAGTACAGGTCCAATGAGGAACAAAAAGAATGGCCCTCAACATCGAGGAAAACCATATTCGACTCCTCCTAAGCAATATGGTAATCGCCATGACAATCAGAGGACTGCTGCTAGGGGATTTGCAGGTGGTAGTGGTAGCAAACCCAATACTTTCCCCACTCATATCATTTGTTACAGATGTAGGAAGCCAGGGAACATCTCTTCACATTGTCCAGATAACGATATGATCTGTTTTAATTGTGGACAAAAGGGACACACTCAAAGAGATTGTTCACGACTCAAGAAAGAGCAAAATGGTGGAGGCCACGGGAAGAGTCTTTACCCTTAATGGTGCTAAAGCTTCGAAATCCAAAGATCTAATCCAAGGTAGATGTTTCATAAATGGGATTTCGTTGCTTGT harbors:
- the LOC114405042 gene encoding uncharacterized protein LOC114405042, encoding MAGRNDCAIADALQALAHAIGNPNRGEASGAVEYQGLDRFQRNNPPSFNGALNWIREIEKIFRVMACPKGQKVAFGAYSLVEEAEYWWENTRQCLEAEGQDVTWDVFKRVFLEKYFPEDVRNKKEMEFLELKQGSMTVAEYVAKFEELQAVNYQGVRQFLLLVNMCQIWDEDSRDMVTYYRSTGPMRNKKNGPQHRGKPYSTPPKQYGNRHDNQRTAARGFAGGSGSKPNTFPTHIICYRCRKPGNISSHCPDNDMICFNCGQKGHTQRDCSRLKKEQNGGGHGKSLYP